In Porites lutea chromosome 1, jaPorLute2.1, whole genome shotgun sequence, a single genomic region encodes these proteins:
- the LOC140945102 gene encoding 5-hydroxytryptamine receptor 7-like has product MSLIGKYPCSNVTAPTYLSFLTASCSTLITIVASLGNFLVILVVFLNPNKDLRSPFNYLVVNLSLADLIVGLITAPLGIAFHFFEGFGIINRPLRKTMYVSFFISCTASLLSLSALALDRYVAITYPLFYRSKLNSVRTFLVSLVVWIISISLSVSYFVVGHNKFRFIFANTAVAVTFFVLLFTDSKIFNFLRVQVNEWDNLHSTSEENLAKTRAIKWEKKITKTLVIVLLLFLACYLPSCICIYIINFCAGCHCVFIHWVRDIQLVLVMANSVVNPFVYALRLGNFRKAFRSILTCRFCLRLLRPSQ; this is encoded by the exons ATGTCGCTCATTGGAAAGTATCCTTGTAGTAATGTAACAGCACCGACATATTTGTCTTTCTTGACTGCTTCCTGTTCTACACTGATCACGATCGTTGCTTCCTTGGGAAACTTCCTTGTGATTCTTGTCGTTTTCCTGAACCCCAACAAGGACCTGCGATCACCGTTCAACTACCTTGTAGTCAATCTGAGTCTGGCAGATCTTATTGTTGGTCTCATAACTGCTCCTCTCGGTatagcttttcattttttcgAGGGTTTTGGAATCATTAATCGACCCCTCAGAAAAACGATGTatgtttcatttttcatttcctgCACTGCTTCGCTTCTGAGCCTGTCCGCCCTGGCGTTAGATCGTTACGTCGCTATTAC GTACCCCCTGTTTTACAGAAGCAAGCTCAATTCGGTCCGAACATTCTTAGTGTCTCTTGTTGTTTGGATCATCTCCATTTCATTATCAGTCTCCTATTTTGTGGTAGGCCACAACAAGTTTCGTTTCATCTTCGCGAATACTGCCGTCGCTGTGACATTTTTTGTACTACTTTTTACtgattcaaaaattttcaacttcCTCCGCGTACAAGTAAATGAATGGGACAACCTCCATAGCACTTCCGAGGAAAACTTGGCGAAGACACGAGCGATCAAGTGGGAGAAAAAGATCACAAAGACACTTGTTATTGTTTTGCTGTTATTTTTAGCTTGTTATTTACCATCGTGCATTTGTATCTATATCATCAATTTTTGCGCTGGCTGCCATTGTGTGTTTATTCACTGGGTCAGAGATATTCAGCTTGTTCTCGTGATGGCAAATTCGGTAGTAAATCCGTTTGTGTATGCATTAAGGTTAGGGAACTTCCGCAAAGCCTTTAGGAGTATCTTGACGTGCCGTTTTTGCCTTCGTCTTCTACGTCCATCTCAATAA
- the LOC140935234 gene encoding octopamine receptor beta-2R-like — protein sequence MSLIGKYPCSNVTAPTYLSFLTASCSTLITIVASSGNFLVILVVFLNPNKDLRSPFNYLVVNLSLADLIVGLITAPLGIAFHFYEGFGIPNRPLRKTMHVSFFISCTASLLSLSALALDRYVAITYPLFYRSKLNAKRSLLVSAGVWTVSVLLSMIYFAVGYDKFRFVFANTAVVVTFTVLLFTNSKIFKFLRTQVRQWDNLHDSTEENLAKKQAIKWEKKITKTLVTVLMLFLACYFPSCICIYIINFCANCNCVFIHWVRDIQFVLMLTNSGVNPFVYALRLDNFRRAFKNILTCRACMRRVRSISLNLHQTSTSSTEGTSNTNTRRQPVEILI from the coding sequence ATGTCGCTCATTGGAAAGTATCCTTGTAGTAATGTTACAGCCCCAACATATTTGTCTTTCTTGACTGCTTCCTGTTCTACACTGATCACCATCGTTGCTTCCTCGGGAAACTTCCTTGTGATTCTTGTCGTCTTCCTGAACCCCAACAAGGACCTGCGATCACCGTTCAACTACCTTGTAGTCAATCTGAGTCTGGCAGATCTTATTGTTGGTCTCATAACTGCTCCTCTCGGTATAGCTTTTCATTTTTACGAGGGTTTTGGAATCCCTAATCGACCCCTCAGAAAAACGATGCatgtttcatttttcatttcctgCACTGCTTCGCTTCTGAGCCTGTCGGCCCTGGCGTTAGATCGTTACGTCGCTATTACATATCCTCTATTCTACAGATCGAAACTCAACGCAAAACGAAGTTTATTAGTTTCTGCTGGTGTCTGGACCGTGTCTGTTTTATTATCCATGATTTACTTTGCAGTAGGCTATGACAAGTTTCGGTTCGTCTTCGCCAACACTGCAGTCGTCGTGACGTTCACTGTGTTGCTTTTCACCAACTCgaaaattttcaagttcttgCGAACTCAAGTCAGACAATGGGACAACCTGCACGACAGCACCGAAGAAAATCTGGCGAAGAAGCAAGCGATCAAGTGGGAGAAAAAGATCACAAAGACGCTTGTTACTGTGTTGATGTTATTTTTAGCGTGTTATTTTCCATCGTGCATTTGTATCTACATCATAAATTTCTGCGCTAATTGCAATTGCGTGTTTATTCACTGGGTGAGAGACATTCAGTTTGTTCTGATGTTAACAAATTCGGGAGTAAACCCATTTGTCTATGCGTTGAGGTTAGATAATTTTCGCAGagcctttaaaaatattttaacatgCCGTGCGTGCATGAGGCGTGTAAGGTCAATCTCGTTGAACCTGCATCAAACGTCGACGTCAAGTACTGAAGGAACTTCAAATACTAACACTCGAAGACAGCCAGTGGAAATTTTAATATAA